DNA from Evansella sp. LMS18:
TGCAGCCACAGTGAAAAAGGTTTCCATGGAACTGGGCGGCCACGCGCCATTCCTCGTTTTTGAAGATGCGGACATTGACACAGCCGTTACAGGCGTCCTTTTAACAAAGTTTAAAAATGCAGGCCAGACATGTATCAGCACAAACAGAATTTACGTGCATGAAAGCATTGCAGAAAGTTTTGGACAAAAGCTGTCTGAAAAGGTTTCCGAGCTCAGAGTAGGCAACGGGATGGAAAAAGGGACAGACGTTGGCCCGTTAATTACCCCGGAGGCCGTTAACAAAGTCGAGAGCCATGTAAAAGACGCAGTTGCCAATGAGGGGAAAATTCTTTGCGGCGGAAACAGAACTGGAGAGAAAGGAAACTTCTTTGAACCTACCGTAATAAATTTTGCTAATGAAAAAATGAAAATTTCGAAAGAGGAAACGTTCGGTCCAGTAGCTCCCATCTTCACGTTTACTGACGAAGAAGAAGTTATAAATCTGGCAAACCATGATAGCTACGGGCTTGCTGCTTATTGTTTTACAAATGATTTAGGAAGAAGCAACCGTCTGATTCAGGACCTGGAGTATGGGATCGTAGGCGTTAACGACCCTGCACCAATTGTTCCGCAAGCTCCATTCGGTGGAGTTAAAGAAAGCGGAATGGGCAAAGAAGGGGGAAGATCAGGCATTCTTGAGTATCTGGAAGAGAAATTTGTTTCCGTCGCTTCCCTCAAGAGAGAAGAATAAAAGAGAGGAGAGTTATTAATGGCAAAGACAGAACTGCCCGATTTAGAGAAGGAAATTGTCATCAGGAATATTACGCAGGACGACGTGGAAGAAGTTGCTGAATTGTCCATTAACAGTTTTGGCCCTGATATATCCTTCAAACAGGAGCATTTTAAAAGCCAGGTGGATATCTTTCCGGAGGGGCAACTCTGCGTAGAGTATAAAGGAAAAATAGTCGGCTCCTGTTCAAGCCTGATCCTTAATTACCAAGAGTATCTGGATAAAAATAATTATAAGGTTCTTTGTGACAACGGTTATATCCGCAACCATAGACCGGACGGTATTAATTTATACGGTGTGGAGGTATCTGTTCATCCTGATTACCGAAGTCTTAAACTAGGGAGAAAGCTTTATAACGCCCGTAAGAAAATTTGTCAGGACTTCAATTTAAAAAGTATTATTCTCGGCGGACGGATACCATATTTTTATAAGTATGCTGATCAAATGTCAGCGCAGGAATACGTACAAAAAGTAGCAGATAAAGAGATTTATGATCCGGTACTTACTTTTCAGATAAATAATGGTTTTCAACTAAAGGACGTTATCCCTAATTACCTCGAAGGGGATGACGCTTCCCTCTACTATGCAACGTGGATGGAATGGTATAACAAAGATTATCAGTCTTAGAAAGATAGGGACAGAGTAAAAAAGGCCAGGTCATCCGAGTACGGAACCGCCCCCGGTAAACGCAGAGTTCAGGCACCAGGTTATCTGTGTGGAAACAGGAAAATGAGGCCGGTGGCGGTTTAATTTCTTCTAAAAAGGAGTGTCTTCTTACTATGAGTAACAAACAAATTATCAATCCGAAAAGTCCGAAAACATTATGGAATGAGTTATCTCAATTAGACCGCAAACATGTACTGCACCCTTCTACTAATCCTAAAGCTCAGGCAGAATCAGGACCTAAGATTATTTTTTCAGGAGGACAAGGAATATATCTGAATGATTTAAAAGGAAGAACATACATCGACGGAGTTTCCATGCTGTGGAATGTAAATCTGGGCCATGGAAATAAAGAACTGGCAGAAGCTTCTTATAAGCAAATGTCTGATTCTGCATATACCACAGGGTTTTATGGCTACGCAAATGAACCAACAGTCCTTCTTGCTGAAAAAATTGCCTCTTTAACTCCTGGTGATTTAAACACCATTTTTTACACGTCGGGTGGTTCAGAATCGAATGATACAGCTTTTAAGTTATCCAGGTTTTACTGGCAGTTAAAAGGTTACAAAGAAAAAAGGAAGATCATCTCACTGAGAAGGGGATACCACGGTGTAACAGTGGCTGCACAAAGGGCAACAGGGATAGAAGTTTACCGGAATTTTTCAGGCTCCCAAGACCCTGATATTGTTAATGCAGAACCATATCTGACAGAATGTGAGCTTGGAGACAATAAGCATCCCAGATACGAAGAAAGCATCCGGTATATTATTGAAAAAGAAGGAAAGGAAAAAATCGCCGCAGTCATCGTTGAGCCGATACAAGGAGCCGGCGGGGTACATATGCCTCCTGAAGGATACCTGGAGGCACTAAGGAAATTATGTGATGAGAATGAGATACATTTCATTGCCGATGAAGTAATTTGCGGCTTTGGCAGAACCGGCAAGATGTTTGGCGTGGATCACTGGAATGTCGTTCCCGACTTCATGTCTGTAGCTAAGGGGATCACAAGTGGTTACGCTCAACTGGGAGGGGTTGTCATGCGTGACTATATAAAGAATGCAATCTCCGAGTTTGACGGCATGCTGGCACACGGATTTACTTACAGCGGGCACCCGACTGCCTGTGCGGTAGGTTTGAAAAATATTGAGATACTTTTGAGAGACAACCTCGTTGAGCATGCTGAAAAAATGGGGGAAGTCCTGGAAGAGGGACTTAACTATCTGGAAGGTAAGTATGAATTTTTTACAAAAACAAGGGTGAAAGGCCTGCTGGCAGGGTTTGACTTAATGAAGGATCCACAATCCGGTCTGCCGTTTGATGATTCTGTGAAAGCAGCGGCTTCCCTGGTAGAGGAATGTTATCAGCGGGATTTGTTAATCCGGCCATTTGACTTCGAGCCAGGGATGAATACAGTAGCTATTGCACCTCCTTTAATTGTTACAAAAGAAGAGGTTGAAAGAATTATTTCTATAGTAGACAGTTCACTGGAAGCGTTTATGAAAAAGATTTAGCGTTAAAACGTAGTTCGGATAAATTACCATGAAACAAAAGAAGGAGGCCTGCATATGAGGAGAGATTGGGAAGCAGACGTTATTTTGATGAGTAATACAGTATTTACAGGTCTTAAAAACGAACCAGAAGCAGCCTCCATTGCCATTAAGGGGAACAGGATCAGAGCGGTGGGACATAAGGACGAAATATCGTCTTTCATCGGGACCGAGACGAAAGTATATGATTTTGGAGACCAATTAATTATGCCAGGGTTCCATGACTTTCATATTCACCTGATGATGGGCAGTATAGAAATGGACAGCGTCAATCTAATGGATGCGAAATCGCAGGAAGAAGCGTTGGAAATGGTCAGGACATTTGCAGAAAGCCGGCCGGAAGAAGAATGGATCTTAGGATTTGCGTGGGATAATGAAAATTGGGCGGACCCAAAGCTGCCTCATCGTTTCTCCTTAGACAGGGTTGTGAAAGACAGGCCTGTGATCCTGAGCCACGTGGAGTGCCATCATGCATGGGTGAATAGTAAGGCACTGGAGATGATGGGAATTACTAAACATACCGAGGATCCGCCATTCGGCGAATTTGCAAAGGACAGCACAGGGGAATTAACAGGAATTGCTTATGAACACGCAATGATCTTAATGTATGAAGGGGCGTTTAGTTCCTTTTCAGAGGATAAAAAGGTCACCCTGCTCAGAAATTTCTTTCAGGCGGCTGCAGCCTCAGGTGTTACCTCAGTAAATGATGTATATTTGCCCCAAAGTGGAACTCTGGATGAGTTCCCAATCTTAAAACAAATGGAGGATAATGGGGAATTAACGGCACGTGTACATTTCTCGCCTCCATTAAACGCTGATTTAGAAAAAGCTGGACAAATTAAAGAGACATATTCTACAGAAAAACTACAGTTTTCAGGGCTGAAACAGTTTGTTGACGGAGTACTGGGAGGAAGAACAGCCTCCTTACTGGAACCGTATTCCGATAAACGGGAAACACATGGCACTACTGCATTTCCTCCGGACAGGATAAGGAAATGGATTGTGGATGCAGACCGTGAAGGTTTCAGAGTGCGTTTACATGCCATTGGGGACGGGGCTGTCCGCTTAGCATTAGATGCTTATGAAGAGGCACGGAAACTAAACGGAGTACGGGATTCACGCCATACAATTGAACATATAGAAGTTATTCATAAAGAAGATATAAAGCGCTTTCAGGAACTGGGGGTAATTGCCTCCATGCAGCCGTATCATTTAGCAGCAGCAGAAAAAAGTGTATACACAGCAAGGATAGGCAAAGATCGGGAAGAGCTTGCTTTTCCAATTAACACGTTGAAAAAGGCAGGAGCAAGGCTGGCATTTGGCACAGACTTTCCTGTTGTTCCGCTTAATCCTATGTTAGGGGTTTTTAATGCAGTAACGAGGGCTGATATTACTAAGGATCCGGATAATGCATGGAATCAGAATGAGTGTATTACGATTTCTGAAACATTAAAAGCATATACTTACGGCTCTGCTTACAGTTCGTTCCGTGAACGTGAACTTGGAACGCTGGAGGAAGGGAAGCTTGCAGACATCGTCGTCCTGGACAAAAATCTGTTTACTATAAAACCGGAAGAAATCCTTTCAGCTAAAGTTAGTTTGACGATCATGGACGGAAAGGCAGTGTACGAGAAAAGTACATCAGGAGCAGGAACCGTACCAGTAAAGTAATAGGCATGGAAGTTCTGAAAGATATAGAGAACGTCTAGAAATATTTTTTTCAGCTAAAAATTCCGAATATTTACAAATATCAATAAAATGGATAAAAAGGGGTGTTAGTATGGAGGTAGCGGAAACATACGGGATAATCAGCCTCATACCAGTAGCAGTAGTTATAATAGCTGCTATTATAACGAAAAAAGCAACGGAGTCCCTGATACTTGGAACCTTTGTCGCTGCAATCATTTTAGCAGGAGGGGACTTTTGGAATACGTGGTTTGATTATACCCTTACTGAGATTGGAGATTCAGCTTACTATATTATAATGTTTGGTATGTTTGGAGCAATGATAAGGATTCTTAAGAACTCGGGCTCTGCATTAGGGTTTACAGACATCGGCGCCAAGGTGGCTAAATCAAGAAACAAATCATTGTTACTTACCTGGCTGTTTGGGATCCTGATTTTTGTAGACGATTATCTCAATTCTTTGAGTGTCGGTGTGGCAATGCAGAATATAACAGATAAATTCAAAGTTTCCAGAGAGTTTCTGGCTTTTATCGTCAACTCCACTGGTGCAGCTATCTGTATTTTAGTGCCATTTTCCACCTGGGCGATCCTATACGCTGCTCAGATAGAAGAAGTTGGTGTAGTTGCTGGTGTATCAGGCTTTATGGCATATGTTAATTCCATTCCATATATGCTTTATGCCTGGATAGCAGTACTGATCGTTCCATTTTTTATTTTTGGTCTCATTCCATTTTTCGGACCAATGAAAAAAGCAGAAGCGAGGGCAGCTGCAGGCAGGGTATTACCAGAAGAATATAAAGCAGGGGAAGAAGAAGAGGAAATTGCCGCCACAACAGAAAAATCCAGTGCCTGGAATTTTATTGTTCCGCTGCTGGCTTTAATCGGAATAACTATTTATTCATCGGATATCGTTCTCGGTGTGATTATAGCAATAGTAGTAGCGTTTGTGATGCTTTTCGTTCAGCGGTTAATGACATTTGGCCAATTAGCGGACAATATTATAGGCGGGTTTAAAGACATGCTTTATGTTACAATGCTCGTCCTTTCAGCGTTCGTACTCCAGAAATTTAATGATGACTTAGGCCTTACACCATATGTAATTGATCAGGTAACACCAATCCTCAGTCCAGCCTTATTCCCAGTAGTGACGTTTATAGTCATTTCAATTTTAGCCTTTGCTACAGGAAGCTTCTGGGGAGTCGCAGCGATTTCATTTCCAATTATACTGCCGATTGCTCTCGCAATGGGAGTAGACCCATATTTAGCAATAGGAACTGTCGCGGCAGCTACAGCCTTTGGAAGCCATGCATGCTTTTATGGTGATGCAGTAACAGTAACATGTGCAGCCGTAGGCATAAAAAATATCGATTATGCAAGAACATCTTTATTACTCATTATCGTACCATTTGTTTTAGGTATAGCCGGCTATCTGGTACTAGGTTTCATTATGGCATAGGTGGGACAAGGAGACTGGAAGAAAATGGGGAGCACACAGCGTGAATAACAATAATTGATTTCATGGAATACTATGCAGGTACTCGAAAAGATAGTAGCTCATCTCTTCATAAGGATGATGCAAAGACAGAAGATATTTCTTATTCAGAGGCGCCAAATTTGAAGGGCCATGAAGTATAATGCATGCTGTGCTCTCATAGTTATCCTGATAAACGTATGCACTAAACCTTATGAGGAGACTCTTTCCCCATAAGGTTTTTCTCTTTTTTTTAATTGTCATCCTGCCGACTGCACAAAAGAGATTTAATCACCATAATTTGTTCGTTCCTTGTGCCTAATACTCCCCTCTTGGGACGGAGTACCTGTCCCTTTGTAACTGACAAATTCCAGGGCGGGGTGACTGTGAACCTAACGAGAAGCACCAAAAAAGACCATATCAAAGTTTTTATGGTCTATGTCTAAGGTCTCTAAAATGTTTATTTAAATTTCACCTGGGAAAATATTTTGAAGAAATAATCTAATACATTGAAATGATAAGCGAATTTACAGATCAACCTGAAAAAACAAAAAAGAAAATACTAGCTTCTATTCTTTTGAATAAATCAAGGAAATGTGCTCGCTCTAAAGCGAGAAGAGACACAGGTACAAGGACTTCGATACCATCATTGGAGATTCTTACGGTATAAGACATGGAGAAACCGTTTTACACCACAACTGAAGCTGCACAAAAACTAGGTTTTAGTGATCAAACGATCCGAAGAATGTGTGAAAGCGGAAAAATGAAAGAGGCCAGCCGTTCTGAAGGTGGTCACTGGAGGATCCCTGCCGAATACTTCGCAACAACAAGAAAACAAGATAGAAAAGTGGATACCATTTTCTTGCATCTTGATAAAAGAGACAAAGAGTCGGGGGATGCAGATGAATTCGCTCTTTAATTCAGAGCAGCATCCCCAGAGAGTTTTCCCGGATACTACTGTTTTATGTGGTGCCATTAGAAAGGATGGATAATCGAAAAATCATACAAGCTGCTCGATTACCTGGGATTTTCAATCCTATTCTCTCCCGCGTCTGCTTATTCGAATTCTTGAAGAAAACGCATAGCGGAATTGGCAAAGCAGAAAAAAATGATCAAATATACACTATGGGAAGTTGATTCCTTTTGATTTTGTATATCCTGTTTTAGATCATTATAACGAATTACCGGTCAACAGCGT
Protein-coding regions in this window:
- a CDS encoding NAD-dependent succinate-semialdehyde dehydrogenase, whose protein sequence is MLYINGEWKKSNSGETIDIFNPATGELISSVASGGKTETEEAIYAAEGAFKKWRKVPGPKRGKYLKKVASIMKSKVNEIAETITMEMGKPLADAKGEVLGAIAYVEWYGEEASRVYGDILPASHPDKQLTVHRQPVGVTAAITPWNFPASMITRKIAPAIAAGCTVVLKPAPSTPLSAIKVFECFHEAELPAGVVNLVIGPAEEIGDVMTESPVVRKLTFTGSTAVGKLLLKKSAATVKKVSMELGGHAPFLVFEDADIDTAVTGVLLTKFKNAGQTCISTNRIYVHESIAESFGQKLSEKVSELRVGNGMEKGTDVGPLITPEAVNKVESHVKDAVANEGKILCGGNRTGEKGNFFEPTVINFANEKMKISKEETFGPVAPIFTFTDEEEVINLANHDSYGLAAYCFTNDLGRSNRLIQDLEYGIVGVNDPAPIVPQAPFGGVKESGMGKEGGRSGILEYLEEKFVSVASLKREE
- a CDS encoding GNAT family N-acetyltransferase; this translates as MAKTELPDLEKEIVIRNITQDDVEEVAELSINSFGPDISFKQEHFKSQVDIFPEGQLCVEYKGKIVGSCSSLILNYQEYLDKNNYKVLCDNGYIRNHRPDGINLYGVEVSVHPDYRSLKLGRKLYNARKKICQDFNLKSIILGGRIPYFYKYADQMSAQEYVQKVADKEIYDPVLTFQINNGFQLKDVIPNYLEGDDASLYYATWMEWYNKDYQS
- a CDS encoding aspartate aminotransferase family protein, which translates into the protein MSNKQIINPKSPKTLWNELSQLDRKHVLHPSTNPKAQAESGPKIIFSGGQGIYLNDLKGRTYIDGVSMLWNVNLGHGNKELAEASYKQMSDSAYTTGFYGYANEPTVLLAEKIASLTPGDLNTIFYTSGGSESNDTAFKLSRFYWQLKGYKEKRKIISLRRGYHGVTVAAQRATGIEVYRNFSGSQDPDIVNAEPYLTECELGDNKHPRYEESIRYIIEKEGKEKIAAVIVEPIQGAGGVHMPPEGYLEALRKLCDENEIHFIADEVICGFGRTGKMFGVDHWNVVPDFMSVAKGITSGYAQLGGVVMRDYIKNAISEFDGMLAHGFTYSGHPTACAVGLKNIEILLRDNLVEHAEKMGEVLEEGLNYLEGKYEFFTKTRVKGLLAGFDLMKDPQSGLPFDDSVKAAASLVEECYQRDLLIRPFDFEPGMNTVAIAPPLIVTKEEVERIISIVDSSLEAFMKKI
- a CDS encoding amidohydrolase, whose protein sequence is MRRDWEADVILMSNTVFTGLKNEPEAASIAIKGNRIRAVGHKDEISSFIGTETKVYDFGDQLIMPGFHDFHIHLMMGSIEMDSVNLMDAKSQEEALEMVRTFAESRPEEEWILGFAWDNENWADPKLPHRFSLDRVVKDRPVILSHVECHHAWVNSKALEMMGITKHTEDPPFGEFAKDSTGELTGIAYEHAMILMYEGAFSSFSEDKKVTLLRNFFQAAAASGVTSVNDVYLPQSGTLDEFPILKQMEDNGELTARVHFSPPLNADLEKAGQIKETYSTEKLQFSGLKQFVDGVLGGRTASLLEPYSDKRETHGTTAFPPDRIRKWIVDADREGFRVRLHAIGDGAVRLALDAYEEARKLNGVRDSRHTIEHIEVIHKEDIKRFQELGVIASMQPYHLAAAEKSVYTARIGKDREELAFPINTLKKAGARLAFGTDFPVVPLNPMLGVFNAVTRADITKDPDNAWNQNECITISETLKAYTYGSAYSSFRERELGTLEEGKLADIVVLDKNLFTIKPEEILSAKVSLTIMDGKAVYEKSTSGAGTVPVK
- a CDS encoding Na+/H+ antiporter NhaC family protein, whose protein sequence is MEVAETYGIISLIPVAVVIIAAIITKKATESLILGTFVAAIILAGGDFWNTWFDYTLTEIGDSAYYIIMFGMFGAMIRILKNSGSALGFTDIGAKVAKSRNKSLLLTWLFGILIFVDDYLNSLSVGVAMQNITDKFKVSREFLAFIVNSTGAAICILVPFSTWAILYAAQIEEVGVVAGVSGFMAYVNSIPYMLYAWIAVLIVPFFIFGLIPFFGPMKKAEARAAAGRVLPEEYKAGEEEEEIAATTEKSSAWNFIVPLLALIGITIYSSDIVLGVIIAIVVAFVMLFVQRLMTFGQLADNIIGGFKDMLYVTMLVLSAFVLQKFNDDLGLTPYVIDQVTPILSPALFPVVTFIVISILAFATGSFWGVAAISFPIILPIALAMGVDPYLAIGTVAAATAFGSHACFYGDAVTVTCAAVGIKNIDYARTSLLLIIVPFVLGIAGYLVLGFIMA
- a CDS encoding helix-turn-helix domain-containing protein is translated as MEKPFYTTTEAAQKLGFSDQTIRRMCESGKMKEASRSEGGHWRIPAEYFATTRKQDRKVDTIFLHLDKRDKESGDADEFAL